In Microbulbifer celer, a single window of DNA contains:
- the pssA gene encoding CDP-diacylglycerol--serine O-phosphatidyltransferase, with translation MSDKKDAGAVDSSRKEEELRLPVDEHIEEEVSASGAKVRAKGVYLLPNLITTGALFSGFYAIVAGMSGNFEAAAIAIFAAMILDGLDGRVARLTDTQSAFGVQYDSLSDMVSFGLAPALVVFSWGLEPLGKLGWAAAFLYAACAALRLARFNTQVDTVDKGVFIGLASPTAAAIVASMVWAGHDLEAGAGLAVVAALVTVAAGLLMVSNFHYTSFKKLDFKGRVPFVMMLAIILIFSLVTIDPPRVLLAIAVIYTFSGPVTWLWQTLRARRSSERKAAEVAEDGAVKGESASKKAQDVERESEQ, from the coding sequence ATGAGCGACAAGAAGGATGCAGGTGCAGTGGACTCTTCCCGAAAGGAGGAGGAGCTGCGGTTGCCGGTAGACGAGCATATTGAAGAAGAGGTCTCTGCCAGTGGTGCCAAGGTGCGAGCCAAGGGGGTCTACCTGCTGCCAAACCTGATCACCACCGGGGCGCTTTTCAGTGGCTTCTACGCCATCGTTGCCGGGATGAGTGGGAACTTCGAAGCGGCGGCCATTGCCATCTTCGCAGCAATGATCCTGGATGGCCTGGATGGTCGAGTGGCGCGCCTGACGGATACCCAGAGTGCCTTCGGGGTACAGTATGACTCATTGTCCGACATGGTGTCTTTCGGGTTGGCTCCGGCGCTGGTGGTATTCAGTTGGGGGCTGGAGCCTCTCGGGAAGTTGGGGTGGGCCGCAGCGTTTTTGTACGCGGCATGCGCTGCACTGAGGCTAGCGCGCTTCAATACCCAAGTAGATACTGTCGATAAAGGCGTATTTATCGGTCTCGCCAGCCCCACCGCGGCTGCCATTGTCGCGAGCATGGTGTGGGCCGGCCACGATCTGGAGGCGGGTGCCGGTTTGGCCGTCGTCGCCGCGCTGGTAACGGTAGCCGCGGGTCTGTTGATGGTCTCCAACTTCCACTACACAAGCTTCAAAAAGCTCGACTTCAAGGGGCGAGTCCCCTTTGTGATGATGCTGGCGATTATTTTGATCTTCAGCCTTGTGACCATCGATCCACCTAGAGTGTTGCTGGCAATTGCGGTTATCTATACCTTTTCCGGGCCTGTGACCTGGCTGTGGCAAACCCTTCGTGCCCGGAGATCATCGGAAAGAAAGGCTGCCGAGGTCGCGGAAGACGGGGCGGTTAAGGGGGAGTCGGCATCTAAGAAAGCGCAGGATGTCGAGCGCGAGAGTGAGCAGTAA